A window of the Coprobacter fastidiosus genome harbors these coding sequences:
- a CDS encoding helix-turn-helix transcriptional regulator, with the protein MKQLNRIKIVLVEKNKTAKWLSEQVGRNVTSVSRWCTNASQPDLETLFRIAELLDVDVRELLHVEKDKSK; encoded by the coding sequence ATGAAGCAATTGAATAGGATTAAAATAGTCCTTGTTGAAAAGAATAAAACGGCTAAATGGCTCTCTGAGCAAGTTGGTAGGAATGTGACATCTGTTTCTCGTTGGTGTACTAATGCTTCACAACCAGATTTGGAAACATTATTTCGCATAGCGGAACTTTTGGATGTTGATGTAAGAGAATTGCTTCATGTAGAAAAGGATAAATCTAAATAA
- a CDS encoding AlbA family DNA-binding domain-containing protein: MALEVKKPKSWCKSVSTFANGIGGRLIWGIANDKTIGRS, from the coding sequence GTGGCTCTGGAGGTGAAGAAACCGAAAAGTTGGTGCAAGAGTGTGAGCACCTTTGCCAATGGTATTGGTGGCAGACTCATTTGGGGTATTGCTAATGATAAAACTATCGGTCGGTCTTGA
- a CDS encoding VWA domain-containing protein, producing MSIDIETYRLKAQEAIEYVFVKEYHNSLGIPMPIVKMLLPDDANYSTGQYYITIDKTWQIHLNFGKLPISYHEFQNEVKVLTRHEIEHYMCCPFDVITHFRMLKRIRDVYYKHFSHLGINIKYACGAISNQAADIIVDTKNYYRHSKETLKSEIDWIKIGANISACPRHCKLMFLTKEAIWKEDLGINETDPEFLKIVHQLADSFTKNGIEDKSSFLDKVEEYAEIFFKLYVEDQKNPQQSSQQGSQQQSGQQGPQQQSGQWGVGRPKDGDEHGNAFVFADPDKVKEAIEVLAEETSVEEFIDLLAIAGIIGMSDKQKGVLWFNVQSANIIPIVEFSNTGNKSSYTYPSVWRIGDPIEELDLMLTYMTSPRLIPGMTTKKWEYVSNDDNGTESKQMDLLLVVDTSGSMGSAMKESANMHQAVLASYGILSYFESTKSKVAFIGFSDKIDAYVDWSDKYDDVRERLLTNGHGGTKFPISRIKSTLDVRFRDLVTVLITDGDLGNINESVSYFRDYLNDDNKLYIFLLGGSKSLHSYEPLKNIGAKIYNANNANEFCGMVLTDME from the coding sequence ATGTCAATTGATATTGAAACATATAGATTGAAAGCCCAAGAAGCAATTGAGTATGTATTCGTCAAGGAGTATCACAATTCCTTGGGGATTCCTATGCCTATTGTCAAAATGCTTTTGCCGGATGATGCTAATTATTCAACTGGGCAATACTATATTACTATAGATAAGACTTGGCAGATTCATCTTAATTTCGGAAAACTTCCTATAAGTTATCATGAGTTTCAGAATGAAGTAAAAGTACTTACAAGACATGAAATAGAGCACTATATGTGTTGCCCATTTGATGTAATTACTCATTTTAGAATGCTAAAAAGAATTAGAGATGTTTATTATAAGCATTTCTCTCATCTTGGTATAAATATCAAGTATGCGTGTGGAGCAATTTCAAATCAAGCAGCTGATATTATTGTTGATACAAAAAACTATTATAGACATAGTAAAGAAACTTTAAAGAGTGAAATCGATTGGATAAAAATAGGTGCAAATATCAGTGCTTGTCCAAGGCATTGCAAATTAATGTTTCTAACAAAAGAGGCAATTTGGAAAGAAGATCTTGGTATAAATGAAACTGATCCTGAATTTTTAAAAATTGTCCATCAATTAGCTGATTCATTCACGAAAAACGGCATAGAAGATAAATCGTCATTTTTAGATAAAGTTGAAGAATATGCAGAAATATTCTTTAAACTATATGTTGAAGACCAAAAGAATCCCCAGCAGAGTAGTCAACAAGGATCTCAGCAACAGAGCGGTCAGCAGGGACCTCAGCAACAGAGCGGTCAATGGGGTGTTGGTAGACCTAAAGATGGCGATGAACACGGAAATGCTTTTGTTTTTGCGGATCCTGATAAAGTCAAAGAAGCAATAGAAGTACTCGCAGAAGAAACCTCTGTAGAAGAGTTCATCGACCTATTAGCAATTGCTGGTATTATAGGTATGTCTGATAAGCAGAAGGGAGTTCTTTGGTTTAATGTTCAAAGTGCTAATATCATACCAATTGTTGAATTTTCGAATACAGGAAACAAGTCTTCATATACATATCCCTCTGTATGGAGAATTGGTGACCCAATAGAGGAGCTGGATTTAATGTTAACATATATGACATCTCCACGACTTATTCCTGGAATGACTACAAAAAAGTGGGAATATGTATCTAATGATGATAATGGTACTGAAAGCAAACAAATGGATTTGTTGTTGGTCGTTGATACATCCGGTAGTATGGGGTCTGCGATGAAGGAATCTGCTAATATGCATCAGGCTGTTCTTGCATCATATGGTATTTTATCATACTTTGAATCAACAAAAAGCAAGGTTGCATTTATAGGATTTAGTGATAAAATTGATGCATACGTTGATTGGAGTGATAAATATGATGACGTAAGGGAGCGTCTATTAACAAATGGTCACGGTGGAACTAAGTTTCCAATTTCAAGAATTAAATCAACGTTAGACGTAAGATTTAGAGATCTAGTTACCGTGTTGATTACAGATGGTGACTTAGGCAATATCAATGAATCTGTAAGCTATTTCCGTGATTATTTGAATGATGATAATAAGTTATATATATTTTTACTTGGTGGTTCAAAATCTCTACATAGCTATGAACCATTAAAGAATATTGGCGCTAAAATTTATAATGCAAATAATGCAAACGAATTTTGCGGTATGGTTCTAACCGATATGGAATAA
- a CDS encoding AAA family ATPase — protein MTNIDIIQALDNIRINNLYVHNSELEGAKFSNEKLKDRKVYLVETLAVINALVERGTMMLYGGHGGGKTTLSKYLGQLFCHLTKEKIEDCILRGHPQLTEEKILGSLDFTQMTGNKPLDNGKLSVVWNEFVTSRWKIIDEINRLSPYAQNILLSLLAEGSVKYHDQSMIVPAFTLFATLNPKDNANTELSLPFKDRFALALPITMPDYDSFSTIGKRDKSSYNDRIEEYLQDVNLEELQEIVKNIPYTEEAELFINYIIASYRLCERASKESNDNLSVDKSLCENCHMCAPEKVCSKIKLPLSVRVKEDLYRYGKALAWFLGDREVNVNHIEVLAPYMIWHRAVLSKKYVSTLTEHWKNTNSGKQTSIFITNIDLDGTRNIIQMIKNEFDGIKDLLMGFERVKTGTLSVPEFNEYLKEIRDSSYNSLVISAEIVPVLNEKYAPVYDKIVSYNNQIDNSKGDISKLKAIKSELAFRYDIPNRQYISERVNRSIKKIEIKEYTFKLEKDSIISNPQLSSLIQAVIPGTDLANGDIQKVKPFKLLDITRDACDLSVKRLKKYIFTYQGDEDSELFKYLQANNVN, from the coding sequence GTTGTATGGAGGACATGGCGGAGGAAAAACCACCTTGTCTAAGTATTTAGGTCAGTTGTTTTGCCATCTTACCAAGGAAAAGATTGAAGATTGTATATTGAGAGGACATCCACAATTGACAGAAGAAAAAATCCTTGGTAGTTTAGATTTTACTCAAATGACAGGAAACAAACCACTTGATAATGGTAAGTTGTCAGTGGTCTGGAACGAATTTGTCACATCAAGATGGAAAATCATTGATGAGATAAATCGTTTATCTCCATACGCACAAAATATTCTATTGTCATTGCTCGCAGAAGGGTCAGTAAAATATCATGATCAGAGTATGATTGTTCCTGCTTTCACCCTGTTTGCAACCTTGAACCCAAAGGACAATGCGAACACAGAATTGTCTTTGCCATTCAAGGATAGATTTGCTCTTGCACTTCCGATAACCATGCCTGATTATGACAGTTTCAGTACTATTGGAAAACGAGATAAATCATCTTATAATGATCGTATTGAGGAATATCTTCAGGATGTTAATCTAGAAGAACTTCAAGAAATTGTTAAGAATATTCCATATACAGAAGAAGCCGAATTGTTTATCAACTACATAATTGCTTCATATCGCCTATGTGAAAGAGCCTCTAAAGAGTCTAATGATAACTTGTCTGTTGACAAGAGTCTTTGTGAGAATTGTCATATGTGTGCACCAGAAAAAGTGTGCTCAAAAATCAAGTTACCACTAAGCGTCAGAGTAAAAGAAGACCTGTACAGATATGGAAAAGCTCTTGCATGGTTCCTTGGAGACAGAGAAGTCAATGTAAATCATATTGAGGTTTTAGCCCCATATATGATTTGGCATAGAGCTGTTCTGAGCAAAAAGTATGTGTCAACTTTAACTGAACATTGGAAAAATACAAATTCAGGGAAGCAAACATCCATTTTTATAACAAATATTGATTTAGATGGAACTCGAAATATCATACAAATGATCAAAAATGAGTTTGATGGTATTAAAGATCTTCTTATGGGTTTTGAAAGAGTTAAGACAGGAACACTTTCAGTTCCAGAATTCAATGAGTATCTTAAAGAAATAAGAGACTCGTCATATAATTCTCTTGTAATATCTGCAGAGATTGTTCCAGTCTTAAATGAAAAATATGCTCCAGTTTATGATAAGATTGTGTCCTATAACAACCAGATAGATAACTCAAAAGGTGACATTTCGAAGCTTAAGGCTATAAAATCAGAATTAGCATTTAGATATGATATTCCCAATCGACAGTACATTTCAGAGCGAGTTAACCGTTCTATCAAAAAGATAGAAATAAAGGAATATACATTTAAGCTCGAAAAAGATTCAATAATATCGAATCCTCAACTGTCATCTCTTATTCAAGCGGTTATTCCTGGTACCGATCTTGCAAATGGTGACATACAAAAAGTAAAACCATTTAAGTTGTTGGATATTACACGAGATGCATGCGACTTGTCAGTTAAGAGATTGAAAAAATATATCTTTACCTACCAAGGGGACGAAGATTCTGAATTATTCAAATACTTACAAGCAAACAATGTCAATTGA